Proteins encoded together in one Bos indicus isolate NIAB-ARS_2022 breed Sahiwal x Tharparkar chromosome 3, NIAB-ARS_B.indTharparkar_mat_pri_1.0, whole genome shotgun sequence window:
- the DMRTB1 gene encoding doublesex- and mab-3-related transcription factor B1, with the protein MNADLTEQASKMLRTPKCSRCRNHGFLVPVKGHAGKCRWKQCTCKKCFLITERQRIMAAQKMLKKQASGEEQEVALCAQGTQLASGGAAGNPGPSFCPLPPLVPLGDAQPGPSGQAATCFPERPPRGRSPNPSAFQLVLGGHNGGHVGLSEQAARARASSLEPQLAAEAAGRGDPSCLELLRPPRPVPSPPFTNFGLPLSINSDSVVRSECLEREPPKLYPSCSSTDPCRPFPLGYQDASPSVGIPLQQSFQHLSYSHYQGGGLVAEPVGDFQPSYCPPLGQAPQPQFLPPGFLSALQVLLPPLPPPPSATFSLTILSDTDKENTDDQDVEGPSEPSQPSSQEESNKAQALRPAAWGLGGGRGGRRLQQ; encoded by the exons ATGAATGCAGACCTTACAGAGCAGGCCAGCAAGATGCTTCGTACCCCCAAGTGCTCGCGGTGCCGGAACCACGGCTTCCTGGTACCAGTCAAGGGCCACGCGGGCAAGTGCCGCTGGAAGCAGTGCACCTGTAAGAAGTGCTTCTTGATCACTGAGCGCCAGAGGATCATGGCTGCACAAAAGATGCTCAAGAAGCAGGCCTCTGGAGAGGAGCAGGAGGTGGCCCTGTGCGCACAGGGAACCCAGCTGGCCTCCGGGGGCGCGGCTGGCAACCCAGGCCCAAGCTTCTGCCCGCTGCCTCCGCTTGTCCCTTTGGGAGACGCGCAGCCGGGCCCTTCGGGCCAAGCAGCCACCTGCTTCCCTGAGAGGCCCCCGCGGGGCCGGAGCCCCAACCCGAGTGCCTTCCAGCTGGTTCTGGGCGGCCACAACGGCGGCCACGTGGGCCTGAGCGAACAAgcagccagggccagggccagttCTCTGGAGCCCCAGCTGGCGGCGGAGGCCGCCGGCCGGGGCGACCCCAGCTGCCTGGAGCTGCTCAGGCCGCCGCGGCCTGTGCCCAGCCCGCCGTTCACCAACTTCG GGCTCCCTCTGAGCATCAACTCAGATTCTGTGGTGCGGTCTGAGTGCCTGGAGAGAGAACCTCCCAAGCTGTACCCCAGCTGCTCCAGCACAGACCCCTGCCGCCCTTTTCCTCTGGGCTACCAGGATGCATCCCCAAGTGTGGGGATCCCTCTGCAGCAGAGTTTCCAGCACCTGTCCTATAGCCACTACCAGGGAGGAGGCTTG GTGGCGGAACCCGTGGGAGACTTCCAGCCGAGCTACTGCCCGCCGCTGGGGCAAGCGCCGCAGCCTCAGTTCCTCCCACCCGGCTTCCTCTCTGCGCTCCAGGTCCTCCTGCCGCCGCTGCCCCCGCCGCCTTCAGCAACCTTCTCGCTGACCATCCTGTCTGACACGGACAAGGAGAACACCG aTGACCAGGATGTGGAGGGGCCGAGTGAGCCCAGCCAGCCATCGTCCCAGGAGGAGTCCAACAAGGCCCAGGCCCTCAGGCCGGCAGCGTGGGGCCTTGGTGGGGGACGGGGGGGGCGGCGCTTGCAGCAATGA